A genome region from Methylobacterium sp. FF17 includes the following:
- the polA gene encoding DNA polymerase I has translation MTAATSENPVGPGDQIILVDGSSFIFRAYFQSINQDQKYNTRPSDGLPTGAVRLFCTKIAQFVQEGAAGVMPTHLAIVFDKSEGSFRKELFPDYKGHRPDAPDDLKRQMPLMRDAVRAFGLQPIELIRYEADDLIATYSRQAEARGAGVIIVSSDKDLMQLVGPLVRFYDFESGSKGKPGYRPERNLDRDAIIAKWEGLAPEQIGDALALIGDTSDNVPGVPGIGLKTAAALIKEYGSLDALLERAAEIKQPKRRETLLASIDQARLSRKLVALEENVPVPIPLDDLRLPKPDPQKLVSFLKAMEFNTLTRRIAQMLHVDPEAVQPDPALLPNREPEPDAPFFPDAHGDPVPVDPETASGAGSGEVDPFADLGLPDAAPKPRGPSEPTPANLVAARAAESVKPFDTAAYETIGSVEQLDAWIAEAEEAGVIAVDTETDSLDANTANLVGVSLCVAPGRAAYIPLAHSGGDDLFGDGLLPGQIPLKDAIGRLKPLLENPGVLKVGQNLKYDFAVLSRYDIRVAPFDDTMLISYVLDAGKGGHGMDELARRHLGHQPITFSDVAGTGRAKITFDRVALDKATAYAAEDADVTLRLWRMMKPRLVAEKRVTVYETLERPLVPVVARMEAAGIRVDRNMLSRLSGDFSQILVRLEEEIQEDAGEKFQVSSPKQIGDILFGKMGLPGAKKTPSGQWATPATLLEELAQAGHELPKKILEWRQLAKLKSTYTDSLQQHADRETDRVHTSFSLAATTTGRLSSSEPNLQNIPIRTEEGRRIRRAFVAAEGNRLISADYSQIELRLLAHIADIPQLRQAFEDGIDIHAATASAMFGVPLSEMTPDLRRRAKTINFGIIYGISAFGLADRLGIGREEAGAFIKQYFERFPGIRAYIDDTKRRCRDLGYVTTLFGRVCHYPQIRSNNPNERASVERQAINAPIQGSAADIIRRAMIRMEDALKAERLNVRMLLQVHDELVFEAPEDEVKKALPVITRIMVDAPAPALTLKVPLVVEARAALNWEEAH, from the coding sequence ATGACCGCTGCCACCTCCGAAAATCCCGTCGGCCCCGGCGATCAGATCATTCTGGTCGACGGTTCGTCGTTCATCTTCCGGGCCTATTTCCAGTCGATCAACCAGGACCAGAAGTACAACACCCGGCCCTCGGACGGCCTGCCGACCGGCGCGGTGCGGTTGTTCTGCACCAAGATCGCCCAGTTCGTGCAGGAGGGCGCGGCCGGGGTGATGCCGACGCATCTCGCCATCGTGTTCGACAAGTCCGAAGGCTCGTTCCGCAAGGAGCTGTTCCCCGACTACAAGGGCCACCGGCCGGACGCGCCGGACGACCTCAAGCGGCAGATGCCGCTGATGCGCGACGCGGTGCGGGCCTTCGGGCTGCAGCCGATCGAGCTGATCCGGTACGAGGCCGACGACCTCATCGCCACCTATTCGCGCCAGGCCGAAGCGCGGGGGGCCGGCGTCATCATCGTCTCCTCCGACAAGGACCTGATGCAGCTCGTCGGGCCCCTGGTGCGATTCTACGACTTCGAATCCGGCTCGAAGGGCAAGCCCGGCTACCGGCCCGAACGCAACCTCGACCGCGACGCGATCATCGCCAAGTGGGAAGGCCTCGCGCCCGAGCAGATCGGCGACGCGCTCGCCCTCATCGGCGACACCTCGGACAACGTACCCGGCGTGCCCGGCATCGGCCTGAAGACGGCCGCCGCGCTCATCAAGGAATACGGCAGCCTCGACGCGCTGCTGGAACGCGCCGCCGAGATCAAGCAGCCCAAGCGCCGCGAGACCCTGCTCGCGAGCATCGACCAGGCCCGGCTCTCGCGGAAGCTCGTGGCGCTCGAAGAGAACGTCCCTGTTCCGATCCCCCTCGACGATCTTCGCCTGCCGAAACCCGATCCGCAGAAGCTCGTCAGCTTCCTCAAGGCGATGGAGTTCAACACCCTGACGCGGCGCATCGCCCAGATGCTCCACGTGGACCCGGAGGCGGTGCAGCCCGACCCGGCCCTGCTGCCGAACCGCGAGCCCGAGCCCGACGCGCCGTTCTTTCCCGACGCGCATGGGGATCCGGTGCCCGTCGATCCCGAGACCGCGTCCGGCGCAGGCAGCGGCGAGGTCGACCCCTTCGCCGATCTCGGCCTGCCCGACGCCGCCCCGAAGCCCCGCGGTCCTTCGGAGCCGACCCCCGCGAACCTCGTGGCGGCGCGGGCTGCGGAGTCGGTCAAGCCCTTCGACACCGCCGCCTATGAGACCATCGGCTCCGTGGAGCAGCTCGACGCCTGGATCGCCGAGGCCGAGGAGGCCGGCGTGATCGCCGTCGACACCGAGACGGACTCGCTGGACGCGAACACCGCCAACCTCGTCGGCGTCTCCCTCTGCGTGGCCCCGGGCCGGGCGGCCTACATCCCGCTTGCCCATAGCGGCGGCGACGACCTGTTCGGGGACGGGCTGCTGCCCGGCCAGATCCCCCTGAAGGACGCCATTGGCCGGCTGAAGCCGCTCCTCGAGAATCCGGGCGTGCTCAAGGTCGGCCAGAACCTGAAATACGATTTCGCCGTCCTGTCGCGCTACGACATCCGGGTGGCGCCCTTCGACGACACCATGCTGATCTCCTACGTGCTCGATGCCGGCAAGGGCGGGCACGGCATGGACGAACTCGCCCGGCGCCATCTCGGCCATCAGCCCATCACCTTCTCGGACGTGGCCGGCACCGGCCGGGCCAAGATCACCTTCGACCGGGTGGCGCTGGACAAGGCGACCGCCTACGCGGCCGAGGATGCGGACGTGACATTGCGCCTGTGGCGGATGATGAAGCCGCGCCTCGTCGCCGAGAAGCGTGTCACGGTCTACGAGACGCTGGAGCGACCGCTGGTCCCGGTCGTCGCCCGGATGGAAGCCGCGGGCATCCGCGTCGACCGCAATATGCTGAGCCGGCTCTCGGGTGATTTCTCGCAGATCCTGGTGCGTCTCGAGGAAGAGATTCAGGAGGATGCCGGGGAGAAATTCCAGGTCTCCTCGCCGAAGCAGATCGGCGACATCCTGTTCGGCAAGATGGGCCTGCCCGGCGCCAAGAAGACGCCCTCCGGTCAATGGGCGACACCGGCCACGCTGCTCGAGGAACTGGCTCAGGCCGGGCACGAACTGCCGAAAAAGATCCTCGAATGGCGCCAGCTCGCCAAATTGAAATCCACCTACACCGATTCGCTGCAGCAGCACGCCGACCGTGAGACCGACCGGGTCCACACCTCGTTCTCGCTCGCCGCCACCACCACGGGCCGGCTCTCCTCCTCCGAGCCGAACCTGCAGAACATCCCGATTCGCACGGAAGAAGGGCGCCGCATCCGCCGCGCCTTCGTGGCGGCGGAGGGCAACCGCCTGATCTCGGCCGATTACAGCCAGATCGAGCTGCGCCTGCTCGCCCACATCGCCGACATTCCGCAGCTGCGCCAGGCGTTCGAGGACGGCATCGACATCCACGCGGCCACAGCCAGCGCGATGTTCGGCGTGCCGCTCTCCGAAATGACGCCCGACCTGCGGCGGCGCGCCAAGACCATCAACTTCGGCATCATCTACGGCATCTCGGCCTTCGGGCTGGCCGATCGCCTCGGCATCGGCCGCGAGGAGGCCGGCGCCTTCATCAAGCAGTATTTCGAGCGCTTCCCCGGCATCCGCGCCTATATCGACGACACCAAGCGCCGCTGCCGGGATCTGGGCTACGTCACCACCCTGTTCGGCCGGGTCTGCCACTATCCGCAGATCCGCTCGAACAATCCCAACGAGCGGGCCAGCGTCGAGCGTCAGGCGATCAACGCTCCGATTCAGGGCTCGGCCGCCGACATCATCCGGCGGGCGATGATTCGCATGGAGGACGCCCTGAAGGCCGAGCGCCTCAACGTGCGCATGCTCCTGCAGGTGCACGACGAGCTCGTCTTCGAGGCGCCCGAGGACGAGGTGAAGAAGGCCCTGCCGGTGATCACCCGGATCATGGTCGACGCCCCCGCTCCCGCCCTGACCCTGAAGGTGCCGCTGGTGGTCGAAGCCCGCGCCGCGCTGAACTGGGAGGAGGCCCACTGA
- a CDS encoding DUF6968 family protein, translating into MDWSHGIRSSSGADLDAVQVLYLTLQKINIDIYMSEYHAGGRLFWGETGAGYGFPGPKNGRNLLIGDDLKFEG; encoded by the coding sequence ATCGATTGGTCGCACGGAATAAGGTCAAGTTCTGGCGCGGATCTTGATGCCGTTCAGGTTCTTTATCTGACGCTGCAGAAAATCAACATCGATATCTATATGAGTGAGTACCACGCCGGCGGCCGCCTCTTCTGGGGTGAGACAGGCGCGGGTTATGGCTTTCCCGGTCCCAAGAATGGACGAAACCTCCTCATCGGCGACGACCTGAAATTCGAAGGTTGA
- a CDS encoding nucleotidyltransferase family protein: protein MDRSTALDILRAHEAELRERGVLHASLFGSVARGEEHAGSDIDVMIDIDESTIRDVYGYVGVVGFITDLFPVEVDVATRSMLKPHVRPGAERDAIHAF from the coding sequence ATGGATCGCAGCACAGCCCTCGATATTCTTCGTGCGCACGAGGCCGAGTTGCGCGAGCGAGGCGTTCTGCACGCCTCGCTCTTCGGCTCCGTGGCTCGCGGTGAGGAGCATGCCGGGAGCGACATCGATGTCATGATCGACATCGATGAGAGTACCATTCGGGATGTCTACGGTTACGTCGGTGTGGTCGGTTTCATCACCGACCTTTTCCCGGTCGAAGTGGATGTCGCAACGCGCTCGATGCTGAAGCCCCACGTGCGCCCAGGGGCCGAGCGCGACGCGATCCATGCTTTCTGA
- a CDS encoding UdgX family uracil-DNA binding protein (This protein belongs to the uracil DNA glycosylase superfamily, members of which act in excision repair of DNA. However, it belongs more specifically to UdgX branch, whose founding member was found to bind uracil in DNA (where it does not belong), without cleaving it, appears to promote DNA repair by a pathway involving RecA, rather than base excision.) translates to MFLRAGADLDGFRGAARCLASRGVPPERVLWSIGEAPGLFGTQATAPADEAPLSLPRGVGEMVSRVVPHRDPERYALLYELIWRILHGERRLLEVSSDPLVHRLERMRKAIARDLHKMHAFLRFRRVEGDGPERFVAWFEPDHHILAAAAPFFVGRFRSLIWSILTPEASAHWDGTTLAFGPPGRREDAPAGDGFEAGWRDYYESTFNPARTNLTAMRAEMPKKYWRNMPETAAIPGLVRQAAARTGAMIEREPQMPVKRNPARAVAAMADQAPDSLEALNAIIRRSEPLVPGATQAVLGEGPEGATIAFVGEQPGDQEDRQGRPFVGPAGQLLSRALDEAGIARGEAYLTNAVKHFKFEERGKRRIHQKPTAGEVSHYRWWLDRELDFVAPKLVVALGATAVLALTCKAIPITRARGPADFEKPYAGFITVHPSYLLRLPDEAKADAYATFVADLRRVNDLGRSLRG, encoded by the coding sequence GTGTTCCTCCGAGCGGGCGCGGACCTCGATGGGTTTCGTGGCGCCGCCCGCTGCCTCGCGAGCCGTGGTGTACCGCCCGAGCGGGTGCTGTGGTCCATCGGCGAGGCGCCGGGCCTGTTCGGGACGCAGGCGACGGCCCCGGCCGACGAAGCCCCCTTGAGCCTGCCGCGCGGGGTGGGCGAGATGGTTTCCCGGGTGGTGCCCCATCGCGATCCCGAGCGCTACGCCCTGCTCTACGAACTGATCTGGCGCATCCTGCACGGTGAGCGCCGGCTGCTGGAGGTGTCGAGCGATCCCCTGGTCCATCGGCTGGAGCGGATGCGGAAAGCCATCGCCCGCGACCTGCACAAGATGCACGCCTTTCTGCGCTTCCGCCGGGTCGAGGGGGATGGGCCCGAGCGTTTCGTGGCTTGGTTCGAGCCCGACCACCACATCCTCGCCGCCGCCGCCCCGTTCTTCGTCGGCCGCTTCCGGTCGCTCATCTGGAGCATCCTGACGCCCGAGGCGTCCGCGCACTGGGACGGCACCACCCTGGCCTTCGGCCCGCCTGGGCGGCGCGAAGACGCACCGGCCGGCGATGGCTTCGAGGCGGGCTGGCGCGATTACTACGAGAGCACGTTCAACCCCGCCCGCACCAATCTCACGGCCATGCGGGCGGAGATGCCGAAGAAATACTGGCGCAACATGCCCGAGACCGCAGCCATCCCGGGCCTCGTCCGGCAGGCGGCGGCCCGCACCGGCGCCATGATCGAGAGGGAGCCGCAGATGCCGGTCAAGCGAAACCCCGCCCGCGCCGTCGCCGCGATGGCCGACCAGGCACCGGATTCCCTGGAGGCGCTGAACGCCATCATCCGGCGCTCGGAACCCCTGGTGCCGGGCGCGACGCAGGCCGTGCTCGGCGAGGGCCCGGAGGGCGCCACCATCGCCTTCGTCGGCGAGCAGCCGGGAGACCAGGAGGATCGCCAGGGGCGCCCCTTCGTGGGGCCCGCCGGGCAGTTGCTGTCGCGCGCCCTCGACGAGGCCGGGATCGCGCGTGGGGAGGCGTACCTCACCAATGCGGTCAAGCATTTCAAGTTCGAGGAGCGCGGCAAGCGCCGCATCCACCAGAAGCCCACCGCCGGCGAGGTCAGCCACTATCGCTGGTGGCTCGACCGGGAACTCGACTTCGTCGCGCCGAAGCTCGTCGTCGCGCTCGGCGCCACCGCCGTCCTGGCCCTGACCTGCAAGGCGATTCCGATCACCCGAGCCCGCGGTCCGGCCGATTTCGAGAAGCCCTATGCGGGCTTCATCACCGTGCACCCGTCCTACCTGCTGCGCCTGCCGGACGAGGCGAAGGCGGACGCCTACGCCACCTTCGTGGCGGATCTCCGCCGGGTGAACGATCTCGGGCGGTCGCTGAGGGGATAG
- the ybaL gene encoding YbaL family putative K(+) efflux transporter, protein MPHATELIAIIALGLVLAFVCGMLAQRLRLPPLVGYLLAGVLVGPYTPGFVGNSQLAGQLAEIGVILLMFGVGLHFSIKDLMAVRTIALPGAIVQIVAATAMGGALALAWGWGLGAGLVFGLALSVASTVVLLRALEERQLLDSDKGRIAVGWLIVEDLAMVLALVLLPALAPSLGGDGAGAAHHAGDGNIWLTLGLTLAKVGVFTAVMLVGGRRFVPWLLDQAARTGSRELFTLAVLALALGIAFGSAELFGVSFALGAFFAGMVLAESDLSHQAAADSLPLQDAFAVLFFVSVGMLFDPGILIREPLSVLAVLGVILIGKSLAAVAIVLAFKHPLGTALTIAASLAQIGEFSFILVSLGLSLKLLPEEGRDLILGGAILSITLNPLFFMLTDWVGRKVTERPHLAARFERKGAEALSVATGVEAHRGHAIIVGYGRVGSTIAKALKAWELPYIVLDRDRRRVVDLRKDGTEAVFGDATAPGILQAADIAEARLIVVATPDAHTARRIVELARELHPGIDTLVRTHNDGERRHFEEQGVGLVLMAERELAFGMTLYALRSLGLKEGEARIFVDSTRVESRSAPVEAEIEQGAPELRPHKEGEV, encoded by the coding sequence GTGCCGCACGCGACCGAGCTGATCGCCATCATCGCCCTGGGCCTCGTGCTTGCCTTCGTCTGCGGAATGCTGGCGCAGCGCCTGCGCCTGCCACCCCTGGTCGGGTACCTGCTCGCGGGCGTCCTCGTCGGCCCCTACACGCCCGGCTTCGTCGGAAACAGCCAGCTTGCCGGGCAACTCGCCGAGATCGGCGTCATCCTGCTGATGTTCGGCGTCGGCCTGCACTTCTCGATCAAGGACCTGATGGCGGTGCGCACCATCGCGCTGCCCGGCGCCATCGTGCAGATCGTGGCGGCCACCGCGATGGGCGGCGCCCTGGCCCTCGCCTGGGGCTGGGGCCTCGGGGCCGGCCTCGTCTTCGGCCTCGCCCTCTCGGTGGCGAGCACGGTGGTGCTGCTGCGGGCGCTTGAGGAGCGCCAACTCCTCGACAGCGACAAGGGCCGCATCGCGGTGGGCTGGCTCATCGTCGAGGATCTCGCAATGGTTCTCGCCCTGGTGCTGCTGCCGGCGCTGGCCCCCTCCCTCGGGGGCGACGGCGCGGGGGCCGCGCACCATGCCGGGGACGGCAACATCTGGCTCACCCTGGGGCTGACACTGGCCAAGGTCGGGGTCTTCACCGCCGTGATGCTGGTGGGCGGGCGCCGCTTCGTGCCCTGGCTCCTCGACCAGGCCGCCCGCACGGGCTCGCGCGAGCTGTTCACCCTTGCGGTCCTGGCGCTGGCGCTCGGCATCGCCTTCGGCTCGGCGGAACTCTTCGGCGTCTCCTTCGCGCTCGGCGCCTTCTTCGCCGGCATGGTGCTCGCCGAATCCGACCTCAGCCATCAGGCGGCCGCCGATTCCCTGCCGCTGCAGGACGCCTTCGCGGTCCTGTTCTTCGTCTCCGTCGGCATGCTGTTCGATCCCGGCATCCTGATCCGCGAGCCGCTCTCGGTGCTGGCGGTACTCGGCGTGATTCTCATCGGCAAGTCGCTGGCGGCGGTGGCGATCGTGCTCGCCTTCAAGCATCCCCTCGGCACCGCGCTCACCATCGCGGCGAGTCTCGCGCAGATCGGCGAGTTCTCGTTCATCCTGGTCAGCCTCGGCCTCTCGTTGAAGCTTCTGCCGGAAGAGGGGCGCGACCTCATCCTGGGTGGCGCCATCCTCTCGATCACCCTCAACCCGCTCTTCTTCATGCTGACCGACTGGGTCGGGCGGAAGGTCACCGAGCGGCCGCACCTCGCCGCTCGGTTCGAGCGCAAGGGGGCGGAGGCACTCTCGGTGGCGACGGGGGTGGAGGCCCATCGCGGGCACGCGATCATCGTCGGCTACGGCCGGGTCGGCAGCACGATCGCCAAGGCACTGAAGGCCTGGGAACTCCCCTACATCGTCCTCGACCGCGACCGAAGGCGGGTCGTGGACCTGCGCAAGGACGGCACCGAGGCGGTGTTCGGCGACGCCACGGCGCCGGGCATCCTGCAGGCGGCCGACATCGCGGAGGCTCGGCTGATCGTGGTCGCGACCCCGGACGCGCACACGGCGCGGCGCATCGTCGAGCTCGCCCGCGAGCTCCATCCGGGCATCGACACCCTGGTGCGCACCCACAACGACGGCGAGCGCCGCCACTTCGAGGAGCAGGGCGTCGGTCTCGTGCTCATGGCCGAGCGCGAACTCGCCTTCGGCATGACCCTCTACGCCCTGCGCAGCCTCGGCCTGAAGGAGGGCGAGGCCCGCATCTTCGTGGACAGCACCCGCGTGGAGAGCCGCTCCGCCCCCGTCGAGGCCGAGATCGAGCAGGGTGCACCGGAACTGCGCCCGCACAAGGAGGGCGAGGTCTAG
- the gph gene encoding phosphoglycolate phosphatase (PGP is an essential enzyme in the glycolate salvage pathway in higher organisms (photorespiration in plants). Phosphoglycolate results from the oxidase activity of RubisCO in the Calvin cycle when concentrations of carbon dioxide are low relative to oxygen. This enzyme is a member of the Haloacid Dehalogenase (HAD) superfamily of aspartate-nucleophile hydrolase enzymes (PF00702).), whose translation MTELPPTLPPIAVFDLDGTLAETAGDLIGTLNVILRREGLQALPLEEARDMIGAGAKALIQRGFTAAGEPLSTERLEALFGDFITHYGDHLCEQSHLFPGVPEALDALRARGFLLAVCTNKYEAQAVRLLGLLGVADRFATICGRETFPYFKPDPRHITLTVERAGGDPARAVMVGDSRADIDAAKAAGIPVIGVPFGYTDRPVTELGPDRVIAHFDELGDAVAALVPAA comes from the coding sequence ATGACCGAGTTGCCGCCCACCCTGCCGCCCATCGCCGTGTTCGACCTCGACGGGACCCTGGCCGAGACCGCAGGCGACCTGATCGGAACCCTGAACGTGATCCTGCGCCGGGAGGGATTGCAGGCGCTGCCCCTGGAGGAAGCCCGCGACATGATCGGAGCGGGCGCCAAGGCTCTGATCCAGCGCGGCTTCACGGCGGCCGGCGAACCCCTGAGCACGGAGCGGCTGGAGGCGCTGTTCGGCGACTTCATCACCCATTACGGCGACCACCTCTGCGAGCAGTCGCACCTGTTTCCCGGCGTGCCGGAGGCCCTGGATGCCCTGCGCGCGCGCGGCTTCCTGCTCGCGGTCTGCACCAACAAGTACGAGGCCCAGGCCGTGCGCCTGCTCGGCCTCCTCGGCGTCGCCGACCGCTTCGCGACGATCTGCGGCCGGGAGACCTTTCCGTACTTCAAACCCGACCCGCGCCACATCACCCTGACCGTGGAGCGGGCTGGAGGAGATCCGGCCCGGGCTGTCATGGTCGGCGATTCCCGCGCGGATATCGACGCGGCCAAGGCCGCCGGCATCCCGGTCATCGGGGTCCCGTTCGGCTATACCGACCGGCCGGTGACGGAACTCGGACCCGACCGGGTCATCGCCCATTTCGACGAACTCGGCGATGCCGTTGCCGCCTTGGTCCCGGCTGCCTGA
- a CDS encoding HepT-like ribonuclease domain-containing protein yields the protein MLSERGRRALLGIIENIEAAQDFTTDLSFEEFEGNRLRLYGVTRCLEIVSEASRRVGEETRTRGTPTSPGVGLQIQETSTGIDTSVSRQGSYGEPYTSRCRAFSLFVRTNCESASDFRGNLPSSFLLSLIDQ from the coding sequence ATGCTTTCTGAGCGCGGACGTCGTGCTCTTCTCGGCATCATCGAAAACATCGAAGCCGCTCAGGATTTCACCACAGATCTGAGTTTCGAGGAGTTCGAAGGCAATCGACTCAGACTCTACGGCGTAACGCGTTGTCTGGAGATCGTTTCAGAGGCGAGCCGCCGCGTCGGCGAAGAGACCCGAACTCGCGGAACGCCCACATCCCCTGGCGTCGGATTGCAGATTCAGGAAACGTCTACCGGCATCGATACGAGCGTGTCTCGGCAAGGCTCCTATGGGGAACCGTACACGAGCCGTTGCCGGGCCTTCTCGTTGTTTGTCAGAACGAACTGCGAGTCGGCGAGTGATTTTCGCGGCAACCTTCCGTCTTCCTTTCTCCTTTCGTTGATCGATCAATGA
- a CDS encoding DUF4142 domain-containing protein — MNKSLVAALGLSVAALATPALAQEPLSFRVAPQFDGNQPAVTDTSDFRSAALRSDAVSIESSRIALERSRNPRVRQYAHNVLVERKATTQALLPEGTSLTAGGTVVSDTQPFETRLDNPIGVVLAPVTISATIAQRVVGGVLGGVGLVDNSPAEPGRRVAIGAESQARIDRLKSARAGHDFDRTYVDQQARSDARTLGLYASYARNGDSSQGREFANQALPYIAGEHAHSANLADRIN, encoded by the coding sequence ATGAACAAATCTCTCGTCGCCGCCCTCGGCCTCTCGGTCGCCGCCCTCGCCACCCCGGCGCTCGCCCAGGAGCCCCTGTCGTTCCGCGTCGCCCCGCAGTTCGACGGCAACCAGCCCGCCGTGACCGATACCTCGGACTTCCGCTCGGCCGCCCTGCGCTCGGATGCGGTGAGCATCGAGTCGAGCCGCATCGCCCTGGAGCGCTCGCGCAACCCGCGCGTGCGCCAGTACGCCCATAACGTCCTCGTGGAGCGCAAGGCCACCACCCAGGCGCTGCTGCCCGAGGGCACCTCGCTGACCGCCGGCGGCACCGTGGTCTCCGATACCCAGCCCTTCGAGACCCGCCTCGACAACCCGATCGGCGTCGTGCTCGCCCCCGTGACGATTTCGGCGACCATCGCCCAGCGCGTGGTCGGTGGCGTCCTCGGTGGCGTCGGTCTCGTGGACAACAGCCCCGCCGAGCCCGGCCGCCGCGTCGCCATCGGCGCCGAGAGTCAGGCCCGCATCGATCGCCTGAAGTCCGCCCGCGCCGGCCACGACTTCGACCGCACCTACGTGGATCAGCAGGCCCGCTCGGATGCCCGGACGCTCGGCCTCTACGCGTCTTACGCCCGCAACGGTGACAGCTCCCAGGGCCGTGAGTTCGCCAATCAGGCGCTGCCCTACATCGCCGGCGAGCACGCCCACTCGGCCAACCTCGCGGACCGCATCAACTGA
- a CDS encoding YihY/virulence factor BrkB family protein — translation MTPENDRSTAPSTTDTRNSTIWTVALATALLGFVALPRRAGPRAAAPARPKDPTRRPSPSHAGPDARQVADSEPERGRKARSPSEIPAKGWKDIGLRVFHDISENNIVSVAAGVTFYVLLAIFPAIAALVSCYGLVADVATINEHLQNLQGIIPSGALEIIGEQVKRIAEKGDTTLGLTFFTGIVLSLWSANGGMKAVFSALNIVYEERETRSFIWLNLRSLAFTAGALLFIILALVGIVVVPAAINIIGLSSEAWYIALLRWPVLLAAVLGGLALLYRYGPSRDAPRWRWVTWGSAIAAFAWLATSLGFSWYVSNFGKYNETYGSLGAVIGFMTWIWISTTIVLIGAEINAEMEHQTEADTTRGPEQPLGTRDARMADTVGAAT, via the coding sequence ATGACGCCAGAAAACGACCGTTCGACTGCGCCGAGCACAACCGATACTAGAAATTCGACGATCTGGACCGTCGCCCTCGCGACCGCGCTCCTGGGTTTCGTCGCCCTGCCCCGGCGGGCCGGCCCTCGTGCGGCTGCCCCCGCGCGCCCGAAGGATCCGACCCGCCGTCCCTCCCCGTCCCATGCCGGGCCGGACGCGCGCCAGGTGGCGGACAGCGAGCCAGAGCGCGGCCGCAAGGCGCGCAGCCCCTCGGAGATTCCCGCCAAGGGCTGGAAGGATATCGGCCTGCGCGTCTTCCACGACATCTCGGAGAACAACATCGTCTCGGTGGCGGCGGGCGTGACCTTCTACGTGCTGCTGGCGATCTTCCCGGCCATTGCGGCCCTGGTCTCCTGCTACGGGCTGGTGGCGGATGTGGCGACCATCAACGAGCACCTCCAGAACCTGCAGGGCATCATCCCTTCCGGGGCCCTCGAGATCATCGGCGAGCAGGTGAAGCGCATCGCCGAGAAGGGCGACACGACCCTCGGCCTCACCTTCTTCACCGGCATCGTCCTGTCCCTGTGGAGCGCCAATGGCGGCATGAAGGCGGTCTTCTCCGCCCTCAACATCGTCTACGAGGAGCGGGAAACGCGCAGCTTCATCTGGTTGAACCTGCGCTCACTGGCCTTCACCGCCGGTGCGCTCCTGTTCATCATCCTGGCGCTGGTCGGCATCGTGGTGGTGCCTGCTGCGATCAATATCATCGGGCTCAGTTCCGAGGCCTGGTACATCGCCCTACTGCGCTGGCCGGTTCTGCTCGCTGCCGTGCTGGGCGGCCTCGCCCTGCTCTACCGCTACGGGCCGAGCCGTGACGCGCCGCGCTGGCGCTGGGTGACCTGGGGCAGCGCCATCGCGGCCTTCGCCTGGCTCGCCACCTCGCTCGGCTTCTCCTGGTATGTCTCGAATTTCGGCAAGTACAACGAGACCTACGGTTCGCTCGGCGCCGTGATCGGCTTCATGACCTGGATCTGGATCTCGACCACGATCGTGCTCATCGGCGCCGAAATCAACGCCGAGATGGAGCACCAGACCGAGGCCGATACCACGCGCGGCCCCGAACAGCCGCTGGGCACCCGCGACGCCCGCATGGCCGATACGGTGGGGGCGGCGACGTGA